One genomic window of Paramormyrops kingsleyae isolate MSU_618 chromosome 20, PKINGS_0.4, whole genome shotgun sequence includes the following:
- the kcng3 gene encoding voltage-gated potassium channel regulatory subunit KCNG3 isoform X2, giving the protein MKFGKSICILNVGGTKYAFPRDVIKDFPLQRVSRLHSCASEKEVLEVCDDYDRESNEFFFDRHSEAFVFIMLYVKSGKLRFVPRMCELSFYNEMVYWGLESSHLEYCCQRRLDDRMSDSFTYFSEEDIKPEEDLETVGGGARWLERMRRTFEEPMSSVAAQILASVSVIFVIVSMVILCASTLPDWDSAKNNSVAEHRIIEAVCIGWFTAECIVRFLVSRDKCEFLRRPLNVIDLLAIAPYYASALAAAVTGESSQLQRAGVTLRALRMMRIFWLIKLARHFLGLQSLGLTLRRCYREMVMLLVFVGVAMAIFGALAQLLEHGLDLVPSSEDYASIPAACWWVIISMTTVGYGDMYPITMPGRMLGGLCVVSGIVLLALPITFIYHSFVQCYHELRLRSARYHRSLSTEFLN; this is encoded by the exons ATGAAGTTTGGAAAGAGTATTTGCATCTTGAACGTCGGCGGCACCAAGTACGCATTCCCCAGGGACGTGATAAAGGACTTTCCCCTCCAGCGAGTGAGCCGCCTGCACAGCTGCGCCTCCGAGAAAGAGGTGCTGGAGGTGTGTGACGACTACGACCGGGAGAGCAACGAGTTCTTTTTTGACCGGCACTCGGAGGCGTTCGTCTTCATTATGCTCTACGTGAAGTCCGGCAAGCTGCGCTTCGTCCCGCGGATGTGCGAGCTCTCCTTCTACAATGAGATGGTCTACTGGGGGCTGGAGAGCTCCCACCTGGAGTACTGCTGCCAGCGACGGCTGGATGACAGGATGTCGGACTCCTTCACCTACTTCTCGGAGGAGGACATCAAGCCCGAGGAGGACCTGGAGACCGTGGGAGGGGGCGCCAGGTGGCTGGAGAGGATGAGGAGGACTTTCGAGGAGCCCATGTCCTCCGTGGCTGCTCAGATCCTCGCCTCGGTCTCCGTGATCTTTGTGATCGTGTCCATGGTCATACTGTGTGCCAGCACCCTGCCCGACTGGGACAGTGCCAAGAACAACAGCGTGGCAGAGCACAG GATCATCGAGGCTGTGTGCATCGGCTGGTTCACAGCTGAGTGCATCGTGCGCTTCCTGGTGTCCCGCGATAAGTGCGAGTTCCTGCGGCGTCCACTGAACGTCATTGACCTGCTGGCCATCGCTCCATACTATGCCTCAGCGCTGGCAGCAGCTGTGACAGGCGAGAGCTCGCAACTGCAGCGTGCCGGCGTCACGCTGCGTGCCCTACGCATGATGCGTATCTTCTGGCTCATCAAGCTGGCACGCCACTTCCTGGGCCTGCAGTCACTTGGGCTGACGCTGCGGCGCTGCTACCGTGAGATGGTCATGTTGCTGGTGTTTGTGGGCGTGGCCATGGCCATCTTTGGTGCACTAGCCCAGCTGCTGGAGCATGGCTTGGACCTGGTGCCCAGCAGTGAGGACTATGCCAGCATCCCGGCCGCCTGCTGGTGGGTTATTATCTCCATGACCACAGTGGGCTATGGAGACATGTACCCCATCACCATGCCCGGGCGCATGCTGGGCGGCCTCTGTGTGGTCAGCGGCATCGTGCTGCTGGCACTACCCATCACATTCATCTACCACAGCTTCGTGCAGTGCTACCATGAGCTGCGGCTGCGCTCGGCTCGTTACCACCGCAGCCTCTCCACTGAGTTCCTCAACTGA
- the kcng3 gene encoding voltage-gated potassium channel regulatory subunit KCNG3 isoform X1, with product MKFGKSICILNVGGTKYAFPRDVIKDFPLQRVSRLHSCASEKEVLEVCDDYDRESNEFFFDRHSEAFVFIMLYVKSGKLRFVPRMCELSFYNEMVYWGLESSHLEYCCQRRLDDRMSDSFTYFSEEDIKPEEDLETVGGGARWLERMRRTFEEPMSSVAAQILASVSVIFVIVSMVILCASTLPDWDSAKNNSVAEHRIEAMCIEVLAKGCYLPAHRIIKAISMEVLAKGCYLPTHRIEAMCIEVLAKGCYLPAHRIEAMCIEVLAKGCYLPAHRIEAMCIEVLAKGCYLPAHRIEAMCIEVLAKGCYLPAHRIEAMCIEVLAKGCYLPAHRIEAMCIEVLAKGCYLPAHRIEAMCIEVLAKGCYLPAHRIEAMCIEVLAKGCYLPAHRIEAMCIEVLAKGCYLPAHRIEAMCIEVLAKGCYLPAHRIEAMCIEVLAKGCYLPAHRIEAMCIEVLAKGCPFPAHRIIEAVCIGWFTAECIVRFLVSRDKCEFLRRPLNVIDLLAIAPYYASALAAAVTGESSQLQRAGVTLRALRMMRIFWLIKLARHFLGLQSLGLTLRRCYREMVMLLVFVGVAMAIFGALAQLLEHGLDLVPSSEDYASIPAACWWVIISMTTVGYGDMYPITMPGRMLGGLCVVSGIVLLALPITFIYHSFVQCYHELRLRSARYHRSLSTEFLN from the exons ATGAAGTTTGGAAAGAGTATTTGCATCTTGAACGTCGGCGGCACCAAGTACGCATTCCCCAGGGACGTGATAAAGGACTTTCCCCTCCAGCGAGTGAGCCGCCTGCACAGCTGCGCCTCCGAGAAAGAGGTGCTGGAGGTGTGTGACGACTACGACCGGGAGAGCAACGAGTTCTTTTTTGACCGGCACTCGGAGGCGTTCGTCTTCATTATGCTCTACGTGAAGTCCGGCAAGCTGCGCTTCGTCCCGCGGATGTGCGAGCTCTCCTTCTACAATGAGATGGTCTACTGGGGGCTGGAGAGCTCCCACCTGGAGTACTGCTGCCAGCGACGGCTGGATGACAGGATGTCGGACTCCTTCACCTACTTCTCGGAGGAGGACATCAAGCCCGAGGAGGACCTGGAGACCGTGGGAGGGGGCGCCAGGTGGCTGGAGAGGATGAGGAGGACTTTCGAGGAGCCCATGTCCTCCGTGGCTGCTCAGATCCTCGCCTCGGTCTCCGTGATCTTTGTGATCGTGTCCATGGTCATACTGTGTGCCAGCACCCTGCCCGACTGGGACAGTGCCAAGAACAACAGCGTGGCAGAGCACAG GATTGAGGCCATGTGCATCGAGGTCCTAGCTAAAGGCTGTTATCTTCCTGCCCACAGGATCATCAAGGCCATTTCTATGGAGGTCCTAGCTAAAGGCTGTTATCTTCCTACCCACAGGATTGAGGCCATGTGCATCGAGGTCCTAGCTAAAGGCTGTTATCTTCCTGCACACAGGATTGAGGCCATGTGCATCGAGGTCCTAGCTAAAGGCTGTTATCTTCCTGCACACAGGATTGAGGCCATGTGCATCGAGGTCCTAGCTAAAGGCTGTTATCTTCCTGCCCACAGGATTGAGGCCATGTGCATCGAGGTCCTAGCTAAAGGCTGTTATCTTCCTGCCCACAGGATTGAGGCCATGTGCATCGAGGTCCTAGCTAAAGGCTGTTATCTTCCTGCCCACAGGATTGAGGCCATGTGCATCGAGGTCCTAGCTAAAGGCTGTTATCTTCCTGCCCACAGGATTGAGGCCATGTGCATCGAGGTCCTAGCTAAAGGCTGTTATCTTCCTGCACACAGGATTGAGGCCATGTGCATCGAGGTCCTAGCTAAAGGCTGTTATCTTCCTGCCCACAGGATTGAGGCCATGTGCATCGAGGTCCTAGCTAAAGGCTGTTATCTTCCTGCCCACAGGATTGAGGCCATGTGCATCGAGGTCCTAGCTAAAGGCTGTTATCTTCCTGCACACAGGATTGAGGCCATGTGCATCGAGGTCCTAGCTAAAGGCTGTTATCTTCCTGCACACAGGATTGAGGCCATGTGCATCGAGGTCCTAGCTAAAGGCTGTCCTTTTCCTGCCCACAGGATCATCGAGGCTGTGTGCATCGGCTGGTTCACAGCTGAGTGCATCGTGCGCTTCCTGGTGTCCCGCGATAAGTGCGAGTTCCTGCGGCGTCCACTGAACGTCATTGACCTGCTGGCCATCGCTCCATACTATGCCTCAGCGCTGGCAGCAGCTGTGACAGGCGAGAGCTCGCAACTGCAGCGTGCCGGCGTCACGCTGCGTGCCCTACGCATGATGCGTATCTTCTGGCTCATCAAGCTGGCACGCCACTTCCTGGGCCTGCAGTCACTTGGGCTGACGCTGCGGCGCTGCTACCGTGAGATGGTCATGTTGCTGGTGTTTGTGGGCGTGGCCATGGCCATCTTTGGTGCACTAGCCCAGCTGCTGGAGCATGGCTTGGACCTGGTGCCCAGCAGTGAGGACTATGCCAGCATCCCGGCCGCCTGCTGGTGGGTTATTATCTCCATGACCACAGTGGGCTATGGAGACATGTACCCCATCACCATGCCCGGGCGCATGCTGGGCGGCCTCTGTGTGGTCAGCGGCATCGTGCTGCTGGCACTACCCATCACATTCATCTACCACAGCTTCGTGCAGTGCTACCATGAGCTGCGGCTGCGCTCGGCTCGTTACCACCGCAGCCTCTCCACTGAGTTCCTCAACTGA
- the cox7a2l gene encoding cytochrome c oxidase subunit 7A-related protein, mitochondrial, with translation MYYKFSGFTQKLTGSAPLVAYAPQGFRPAVPSQSPTMVFATPTKVTSEVGRGAEYLGANRVPDLQKIFQGEGMPVHLKMGVPDKLLYRTTMALTIGGTLYCLMALYIATQPRK, from the exons ATGTATTACAAATTCAGCGGTTTTACTCAGAAGTTGACCGGTTCGGCACCATTAGTCGCATATGCTCCCCAG GGCTTCAGGCCGGCTGTCCCCAGCCAATCACCTACCATGGTCTTTGCCACGCCCACTAAGGTGACATCAGAAGTTGGCCGAGGTGCTGAGTATCTGGGAGCGAACAGAGTGCCTGATCTGCAGAAGATCTTTCAG GGGGAGGGAATGCCCGTGCACCTGAAGATGGGGGTCCCAGACAAACTGCTGTACCGCACCACCATGGCCCTGACCATAGGGGGCACCCTCTACTGCCTCATGGCGCTCTACATTGCCACTCAGCCCCGCAAGTGA